Proteins encoded by one window of Thermobaculum terrenum ATCC BAA-798:
- a CDS encoding sensor domain-containing protein, which yields MLQNEVLIIILLAVLGTATILGISASKRTRTSDKESSKLVSATALTHLEACLDAANIPMLIIDQNLSISYASKSLQNLINFVPKALIGASLLELIHREDQETAKELILQQNQAHEVSQADVKLRRAGDGWIRVRAYSGRLPSNLILMLIQDVSLTESLRVQLEIEHAKIEIAERVANLGLWERDTSTGQEVWSDQTFKIYGLKPGSLEPSYEYLLRIVHPDDRDRVDSAYRDSIKALSAYDVSYRILLPDSSIRVVHSKAQIVKGADSHLLLTGTVQDVTEQKVNEESLLRQALHDPLTGLPNRVMLGQQLEKLLASNRSRSIAVLFLDLDNFKAVNDNLGHQAGDSLLVAVARRLSANLRPTDFAARFGGDEFTVVVTKVKSIDYVVSIAKRIIESISQPFDIAGERVYTSTSIGIALCSSSEDSASSLLRKADIALYKSKSLGRGTYVIFDQSMEQEASEILELERNLRTAIQNDQFIVHYQPIVDAATGKVEMIEALLRWNSPNGILSPDKFIPIAEEVGLINTLGELVLNKACEQTAYLKATTGAKFITSINVSAKQLRQPHFTNNLESMLHKYDLQPKDVQLEITENALVEEVECITNALKEIKTLGIRIAIDDFGTGYSSLSYLRKLPIDLIKIDQSFVKMLPNDEEHRAIIYTIISLACSLDLEIIAEGVEEKSQREILLSMGCKFIQGNLISHPVDLESIKLILGHTSPK from the coding sequence ATGTTACAGAATGAAGTACTGATTATAATCCTGCTGGCAGTATTAGGAACAGCCACAATATTAGGTATATCAGCAAGCAAGAGAACGAGGACCTCGGATAAAGAGAGCTCAAAGCTGGTATCAGCAACTGCCTTAACTCACTTAGAAGCATGCCTAGATGCAGCAAATATACCCATGTTGATAATAGATCAGAACCTCAGCATATCTTATGCTAGTAAATCGTTACAAAACTTGATCAACTTCGTCCCCAAAGCCTTAATAGGGGCAAGTTTATTAGAGCTAATCCACAGGGAGGATCAAGAAACCGCTAAGGAGCTAATACTTCAGCAGAATCAAGCTCATGAGGTTTCACAGGCTGACGTAAAACTACGTAGGGCCGGAGATGGCTGGATTAGGGTTAGAGCTTACTCCGGCAGGCTGCCTTCCAATCTTATATTGATGCTAATACAGGATGTCTCGCTAACAGAATCTCTAAGAGTGCAGCTAGAAATCGAGCATGCAAAGATAGAGATAGCAGAAAGAGTTGCAAACCTGGGACTATGGGAAAGAGATACATCTACGGGTCAAGAGGTATGGTCCGATCAGACCTTCAAGATTTATGGACTCAAACCCGGATCCCTGGAGCCAAGCTATGAGTATCTACTTAGAATAGTACATCCGGATGACAGGGATCGTGTCGATAGTGCCTATAGGGACTCTATAAAGGCTTTAAGCGCATACGACGTTTCTTACAGAATACTACTTCCAGACAGCAGTATAAGAGTAGTACACAGTAAAGCTCAAATAGTAAAAGGGGCTGATTCACACCTGCTACTTACAGGCACGGTTCAGGATGTGACCGAGCAGAAGGTGAACGAAGAGAGTTTACTTAGGCAAGCTCTCCATGACCCATTAACTGGTCTTCCAAACAGGGTAATGCTAGGGCAGCAACTCGAGAAGCTCCTTGCCTCCAACAGAAGCCGCAGCATTGCCGTCTTGTTTCTGGACCTAGATAACTTTAAAGCAGTAAATGACAACCTGGGACACCAAGCAGGAGATTCTCTGTTAGTTGCAGTCGCCCGCAGGCTCAGTGCTAACCTACGCCCAACCGACTTTGCAGCGCGATTTGGAGGGGATGAATTCACTGTAGTGGTTACAAAGGTGAAGAGCATCGACTATGTCGTATCAATAGCAAAGCGGATCATCGAATCCATCAGTCAGCCATTTGATATAGCTGGGGAACGCGTATATACATCCACCAGCATAGGGATAGCACTATGCTCCTCTTCAGAAGATTCCGCCTCATCACTACTAAGAAAAGCTGATATTGCTTTGTACAAGTCAAAGTCACTGGGAAGAGGCACTTATGTCATCTTTGATCAATCCATGGAACAGGAAGCCTCAGAGATACTGGAACTAGAGCGCAACTTGAGAACGGCCATACAAAACGACCAGTTCATAGTGCATTATCAGCCCATAGTGGACGCTGCCACAGGCAAGGTAGAAATGATAGAAGCTTTGCTCAGGTGGAATTCTCCCAATGGGATTTTAAGTCCCGACAAGTTTATCCCCATCGCTGAGGAAGTTGGATTAATCAACACACTAGGAGAATTAGTGCTTAATAAAGCATGTGAGCAGACTGCATATTTGAAAGCAACTACCGGAGCTAAGTTCATAACAAGTATAAACGTATCTGCAAAACAACTTAGGCAACCTCACTTCACTAACAATCTAGAATCTATGCTTCACAAGTATGACTTACAGCCAAAAGATGTACAGTTGGAAATCACCGAAAACGCACTGGTAGAAGAGGTAGAATGCATAACGAACGCGCTTAAAGAAATCAAGACTCTAGGAATAAGGATAGCAATAGATGATTTCGGGACTGGGTATTCAAGCCTAAGCTATCTCAGAAAATTGCCAATTGATCTCATCAAGATAGATCAATCATTCGTCAAAATGCTACCTAATGATGAGGAACATAGAGCAATAATTTACACAATTATCTCCTTAGCTTGCTCCCTTGACCTGGAAATAATCGCGGAAGGCGTAGAGGAAAAGTCACAGAGGGAGATCTTATTATCCATGGGCTGCAAGTTCATACAGGGAAATCTAATATCTCACCCAGTTGACCTAGAGAGCATCAAGCTAATATTAGGCCACACATCCCCCAAGTGA
- a CDS encoding LLM class flavin-dependent oxidoreductase, translated as MNVIGFGWRFPDFPTDGSSFSDFTQQIRENLDVLVSYNYDSAWVADHFIPWPDWQEEDTPTIECLTTISYYSALYPQIKWGSTVFCQSYRNPAALAKAFAQLCALNPGKYIFGIGAGWKEKEYIEYNFPFPKPSVRITQMAEAIQIAKLLWTQSNATFEGKHYRIHEATVNPKPDPLPPIMVGGAGEKLSMRVAAQYADWWNLSGGSIETFRHKLEVLRRHCEDVGRSYDSIVKSWSSSCVAVADSSSQAERIARSSPFYSEDSAIFGTPDEVARQVEARISSGVQHFQLRFADFPSTRSMELFGREVIPRFLP; from the coding sequence TTGAATGTTATAGGGTTCGGATGGAGATTCCCAGATTTTCCTACAGATGGTAGTAGCTTCTCTGATTTCACTCAGCAGATACGTGAAAACCTAGATGTACTGGTTAGCTACAACTACGACAGTGCCTGGGTTGCAGACCATTTTATTCCCTGGCCTGATTGGCAGGAAGAAGATACGCCCACTATAGAATGTCTTACTACGATCTCCTATTACTCAGCGTTATACCCTCAGATCAAGTGGGGATCCACCGTATTCTGTCAATCTTACAGAAACCCAGCGGCGCTAGCTAAGGCCTTCGCACAACTCTGTGCACTCAATCCAGGAAAATACATATTCGGCATAGGAGCGGGCTGGAAAGAGAAGGAATACATTGAATACAATTTTCCTTTTCCTAAACCATCAGTCAGGATAACCCAAATGGCGGAAGCTATACAGATTGCCAAGCTATTGTGGACGCAATCTAATGCAACTTTTGAGGGCAAACATTACAGAATACATGAGGCTACGGTCAACCCTAAGCCTGACCCGCTGCCACCAATTATGGTAGGTGGAGCTGGAGAGAAACTCTCTATGAGAGTAGCTGCTCAGTACGCAGACTGGTGGAACCTATCTGGGGGGAGTATAGAAACCTTCAGGCATAAACTCGAGGTGCTACGAAGACACTGTGAGGATGTTGGAAGGAGTTACGACAGTATAGTAAAGAGCTGGTCAAGCTCCTGTGTGGCTGTAGCAGACAGCTCGAGCCAGGCAGAGAGAATAGCCAGAAGCAGCCCCTTCTACAGCGAAGACAGCGCGATCTTTGGTACTCCCGATGAAGTGGCTAGGCAGGTGGAAGCACGCATATCATCCGGAGTGCAGCACTTTCAGCTAAGATTTGCAGATTTTCCAAGCACCAGAAGCATGGAACTCTTTGGTAGGGAAGTTATACCTCGCTTCCTACCATAA